The proteins below come from a single Triticum aestivum cultivar Chinese Spring chromosome 5D, IWGSC CS RefSeq v2.1, whole genome shotgun sequence genomic window:
- the LOC123119151 gene encoding uncharacterized protein isoform X2, with the protein MLLPFYLARCTISARLSVEVGFRLSLRQKHNMQRSNLGSKNDLNFINKHKAAALLLPPKPNLEEGKEEAGMASKKKKQKRKECKHVKIMPSSPCASAAKTPILEQEEKVTRKRKRRMEQEPSGNLLLPLQPGHACNSFLQSPAPEILTLEEAAAMIRKKNMHKEQKVDTLSFTQNPTLEEKQGQKKERKRMEQILLSPSTPVPAGTTIQEQEVKVRKKQKRRMELQPSDNSQLPLHPGHSCNPFLQSPAPEILTLVEAAAMMRKRNMRKEQKVDPTLEEERGEKKECNHVEQTLLSPSTSAAAETPIQGQEMKVIKKQKQRRGQESSGKSQEPSGNLPLPLHPSHACNPPLAAPLLQSPAPEILTLEEAAAMMRRRKMPKEQKVDALHFAPNPTLKEHGEEAMIATTKKKKGKCIQQILSSPSTSIAAETPIQEQEEKVTKKQKQRMGLEASSNMPLPLHTGDVSEPLLAAPFLQAAAPEILTLKEAAVMMRKRKMHKEEKVDALPFAQNPTLEEEQLEEAMMVTKKKNHKRVEQILSPPSSSVTAETPIQEQEVKKQKQRRRQEPSGKSDLPSGNSPLPLHPGHAFNPLFAAPFLQSPAPEILTLGEAAVAVTMSKRKMRKEKVAALSFAQNPTLEEEQGEEAMTATTKKKERKRVEQILSSATSVAAETPIQEQEVKVTKKQKQRRQEPSGKSPLPLDPGQSRCVQSQGAKAPPEQEGENDGCKGIKKSNGRKTRVRVLSKHELIQEARKQPQPLPEGFVPFSDFVASCTEQNPDHSSPYSAFFDQFRYNPVCKDRKSPLPRTPDRLARLPPRGHSSFGSSQLAANEASRASRPDTILASKTKQQDSGSGSQEKVSVEVKQNPENKTREKKQRKLSGKSRLPFDSSRTCCVQLQGTKALPEQDQETDAPKVNNIEKRNSKKAHACAPSKCELFKEMTKEQTLTEGFLAPKDLVPNCTEQSPNYSSPSGASFHPFCYRSARQDLNPQPSRSTDHLSKLPPRHYPSFELPELTMSETSKAFKANNSVESKSKKKDSGSGSTSGSQKKQNVKEKTTPEKKTRIRKPRPVFTAAEKRSDKYRRVPLDQLVSPPRSPHNLLQEKYASDPWKVMLICMFLNLTQGIQVKRILDGFFERYPDPWSAINADPDKMAEYLAPLGLQHIRTRNIKKLSKQYVGNEWTHITQLCGVGKYAADAYAIFCAGRAREVVPDDHKLVDYWNYVCFELPMTQWYMTLVS; encoded by the exons GCCAAAACCCCAATCTTGGAGCAGGAGGAGAAGGTGACAAGGAAACGGAAAAGGAGGATGGAGCAGGAGCCATCCGGCAACTTGCTGTTGCCACTTCAGCCTGGCCATGCCTGTAACTCATTCCTTCAGTCCCCCGCACCCGAGATCCTAACgttggaagaggcggcggcgaTGATTAGGAAGAAGAATATGCATAAAGAGCAGAAGGTGGACACGCTGTCTTTTACCCAGAATCCTACCTTAGAGGAGAAGCAGGGGCAGAAGAAGGAGCGCAAGCGCATGGAGCAGATATTATTATCTCCTTCTACACCTGTTCCTGCTGGAACCACGATTCAGGAGCAGGAGGTGAAGGTGAGAAAGAAACAGAAGAGGAGGATGGAGCTGCAGCCATCCGACAACTCGCAGTTGCCACTACACCCTGGCCATTCCTGTAACCCATTCCTTCAGTCCCCCGCGCCTGAAATCCTAACGTTGGTAGAGGCGGCggcgatgatgaggaagaggaaTATGCGTAAAGAGCAGAAGGTGGATCCTActttagaggaggagcgggggGAGAAGAAGGAGTGCAACCACGTGGAGCAGACATTGTTATCTCCTTCCACATCTGCTGCTGCTGAAACCCCAATTCAAGGGCAGGAGATGAAGGTGATCAAGAAACAGAAGCAGAGGAGGGGCCAGGAATCATCCGGCAAATCACAGGAGCCATCCGGCAATTTGCCGTTGCCACTTCACCCCAGCCATGCCTGTAACCCTCCACTAGCTGCCCCACTCCTTCAATCCCCCGCTCCTGAAATCCTAACATTGGAAGAGGCTGCGGCGATGATGAGGAGAAGGAAGATGCCTAAAGAGCAGAAGGTGGACGCGCTGCATTTTGCCCCAAATCCTACCTTAAAAGAGCATGGGGAGGAGGCCATGATAGCGACGACCAAGAAGAAAAAGGGCAAGTGCATACAGCAGATATTGTCATCTCCTTCAACATCTATTGCTGCTGAAACTCCAATTCAGGAGCAGGAGGAGAAGGTGACCAAGAAACAAAAGCAGAGGATGGGGCTGGAAGCATCCAGCAACATGCCGTTGCCACTTCACACCGGCGATGTCTCCGAGCCCCTACTCGCTGCCCCATTCCTTCAAGCCGCCGCTCCCGAAATCCTAACGTTGAAAGAGGCGGCAGTGATGATGAGAAAAAGGAAGATGCATAAAGAGGAGAAGGTGGACGCACTGCCTTTTGCCCAAAATCCTACCTTAGAGGAGGAGCAGCTGGAGGAGGCCATGATGGTGACGAAAAAGAAAAATCACAAGCGCGTGGAGCAGATATTGTCACCTCCTTCTTCATCTGTTACTGCAGAAACTCCGATTCAGGAGCAGGAGGTGAAGAAACAGAAGCAGAGGAGAAGGCAGGAACCATCCGGCAAGTCAGACCTGCCATCTGGCAACTCGCCATTGCCACTTCACCCTGGCCATGCCTTTAATCCCCTATTCGCTGCGCCATTCCTTCAGTCACCTGCTCCCGAAATTCTTACGTtgggggaggcggcggtggcggtgacGATGAGTAAGAGGAAGATGCGTAAGGAGAAGGTGGCTGCGCTGTCTTTTGCCCAAAATCCTACCTTGGAGGAAGAGCAGGGGGAGGAGGCCATGACTGCGACGACTAAAAAGAAGGAGCGCAAGCGTGTGGAGCAGATATTGTCATCTGCTACATCCGTTGCTGCCGAAACCCCAATTCAGGAGCAGGAGGTGAAGGTGACCAAGAAACAGAAGCAGAGGAGGCAGGAACCGTCTGGCAAGTCACCATTGCCACTTGACCCTGGCCAGAGTCGCTGTGTTCAATCACAAGGAGCCAAAGCTCCACCAGAACAAGAGGGAGAGAATGATGGCTGCAAGGGGATTAAAAAGAGCAACGGGAGGAAAACCCGTGTACGTGTCCTCAGTAAGCATGAGCTCATCCAGGAGGCAAGGAAACAGCCTCAGCCGCTGCCCGAAGGCTTTGTGCCGTTCAGCGATTTTGTTGCCAGTTGCACGGAGCAGAATCCTGACCATTCATCGCCTTACAGTGCATTTTTCGACCAGTTCCGCTATAACCCCGTCTGCAAAGATCGCAAATCCCCACTTCCCAGAACCCCTGATCGTCTGGCCAGGTTGCCACCTCGGGGTCACTCATCATTTGGGTCATCTCAGCTCGCTGCAAATGAAGCTTCCAGAGCTTCTAGGCCGGACACCATTCTAGCGTCCAAGACAAAGCAGCAAGATTCAGGTTCAGGatcacaagagaaagttagtgtaGAAGTAAAGCAAAACCCGGAAAACAAGACgagggagaagaagcaaaggaAACTATCTGGCAAGTCACGATTGCCATTTGACTCCAGCCGGACTTGCTGTGTTCAGCTACAAGGAACCAAAGCTCTACCAGAACAGGACCAAGAAACTGATGCCCCAAAGGTTAACAATATTGAAAAAAGGAACAGCAAGAAGGCCCATGCCTGTGCTCCCAGCAAATGCGAACTCTTCAAGGAGATGACAAAGGAGCAGACGCTGACTGAAGGCTTTTTGGCACCCAAAGATTTGGTTCCCAATTGTACTGAGCAGAGTCCCAATTATTCATCGCCTTCTGGTGCATCCTTTCATCCGTTCTGCTATAGATCTGCCCGGCAAGATCTCAATCCCCAACCTTCTAGAAGCACTGATCATCTATCCAAGCTGCCACCTCGGCATTACCCATCATTTGAGTTGCCTGAGCTCACTATGAGTGAAACCTCCAAGGCTTTCAAGGCTAACAATTCTGTGGAGTCCAAGTCAAAGAAGAAAGATTCAGGTTCAGGCTCCACCTCAGGCTCACAGAAGAAACAAAATGTAAAAGAAAAGACAACCCCTGAGAAGAAGACGAGGATCAGGAAACCACGACCAGTGTTTACCGCTGCGGAGAAGCGCTCAGACAAATACCGACGCGTTCCCTTGGACCAGCTGGTATCACCGCCACGCTCTCCTCATAATCTCTTGCAGGAGAAGTATGCCTCTGACCCGTGGAAGGTTATGCTCATCTGCATGTTCCTCAACTTAACACAGGGTATACAG GTCAAGAGGATATTGGATGGCTTCTTTGAACGCTATCCTGACCCTTGGTCTGCAATTAATGCTGATCCTGACAAGATGGCGGAGTATCTAGCGCCTCTAGGGTTGCAGCATATTAGGACACGCAATATCAAGAAATTGTCCAAGCAGTATGTTGGAAATGAATGGACCCATATTACGCAGCTTTGTGGCGTCGGCAA GTACGCAGCTGATGCTTATGCAATATTTTGTGCGGGTAGGGCGAGGGAGGTGGTACCTGATGATCACAAGTTAGTTGATTACTGGAACTATGTCTGCTTTGAGTTGCCCATGACGCAG TGGTATATGACCCTGGTCAGTTGA
- the LOC123119151 gene encoding uncharacterized protein isoform X4 yields MLLPFYLARCTISARLSVEVGFRLSLRQKHNMQRSNLGSKNDLNFINKQHKAAALLLPPKPNLEEGKEEAGMASKKKKQKRKECKHVKIMPSSPCASAAKTPILEQEEKVTRKRKRRMEQEPSGNLLLPLQPGHACNSFLQSPAPEILTLEEAAAMIRKKNMHKEQKVDTLSFTQNPTLEEKQGQKKERKRMEQILLSPSTPVPAGTTIQEQEVKVRKKQKRRMELQPSDNSQLPLHPGHSCNPFLQSPAPEILTLVEAAAMMRKRNMRKEQKVDPTLEEERGEKKECNHVEQTLLSPSTSAAAETPIQGQEMKVIKKQKQRRGQESSGKSQEPSGNLPLPLHPSHACNPPLAAPLLQSPAPEILTLEEAAAMMRRRKMPKEQKVDALHFAPNPTLKEHGEEAMIATTKKKKGKCIQQILSSPSTSIAAETPIQEQEEKVTKKQKQRMGLEASSNMPLPLHTGDVSEPLLAAPFLQAAAPEILTLKEAAVMMRKRKMHKEEKVDALPFAQNPTLEEEQLEEAMMVTKKKNHKRVEQILSPPSSSVTAETPIQEQEVKKQKQRRRQEPSGKSDLPSGNSPLPLHPGHAFNPLFAAPFLQSPAPEILTLGEAAVAVTMSKRKMRKEKVAALSFAQNPTLEEEQGEEAMTATTKKKERKRVEQILSSATSVAAETPIQEQEVKVTKKQKQRRQEPSGKSPLPLDPGQSRCVQSQGAKAPPEQEGENDGCKGIKKSNGRKTRVRVLSKHELIQEARKQPQPLPEGFVPFSDFVASCTEQNPDHSSPYSAFFDQFRYNPVCKDRKSPLPRTPDRLARLPPRGHSSFGSSQLAANEASRASRPDTILASKTKQQDSGSGSQEKVSVEVKQNPENKTREKKQRKLSGKSRLPFDSSRTCCVQLQGTKALPEQDQETDAPKVNNIEKRNSKKAHACAPSKCELFKEMTKEQTLTEGFLAPKDLVPNCTEQSPNYSSPSGASFHPFCYRSARQDLNPQPSRSTDHLSKLPPRHYPSFELPELTMSETSKAFKANNSVESKSKKKDSGSGSTSGSQKKQNVKEKTTPEKKTRIRKPRPVFTAAEKRSDKYRRVPLDQLVSPPRSPHNLLQEKYASDPWKVMLICMFLNLTQGIQVKRILDGFFERYPDPWSAINADPDKMAEYLAPLGLQHIRTRNIKKLSKQYVGNEWTHITQLCGVGKYAADAYAIFCAGRAREVVPDDHKLVDYWNYVCFELPMTQMD; encoded by the exons GCCAAAACCCCAATCTTGGAGCAGGAGGAGAAGGTGACAAGGAAACGGAAAAGGAGGATGGAGCAGGAGCCATCCGGCAACTTGCTGTTGCCACTTCAGCCTGGCCATGCCTGTAACTCATTCCTTCAGTCCCCCGCACCCGAGATCCTAACgttggaagaggcggcggcgaTGATTAGGAAGAAGAATATGCATAAAGAGCAGAAGGTGGACACGCTGTCTTTTACCCAGAATCCTACCTTAGAGGAGAAGCAGGGGCAGAAGAAGGAGCGCAAGCGCATGGAGCAGATATTATTATCTCCTTCTACACCTGTTCCTGCTGGAACCACGATTCAGGAGCAGGAGGTGAAGGTGAGAAAGAAACAGAAGAGGAGGATGGAGCTGCAGCCATCCGACAACTCGCAGTTGCCACTACACCCTGGCCATTCCTGTAACCCATTCCTTCAGTCCCCCGCGCCTGAAATCCTAACGTTGGTAGAGGCGGCggcgatgatgaggaagaggaaTATGCGTAAAGAGCAGAAGGTGGATCCTActttagaggaggagcgggggGAGAAGAAGGAGTGCAACCACGTGGAGCAGACATTGTTATCTCCTTCCACATCTGCTGCTGCTGAAACCCCAATTCAAGGGCAGGAGATGAAGGTGATCAAGAAACAGAAGCAGAGGAGGGGCCAGGAATCATCCGGCAAATCACAGGAGCCATCCGGCAATTTGCCGTTGCCACTTCACCCCAGCCATGCCTGTAACCCTCCACTAGCTGCCCCACTCCTTCAATCCCCCGCTCCTGAAATCCTAACATTGGAAGAGGCTGCGGCGATGATGAGGAGAAGGAAGATGCCTAAAGAGCAGAAGGTGGACGCGCTGCATTTTGCCCCAAATCCTACCTTAAAAGAGCATGGGGAGGAGGCCATGATAGCGACGACCAAGAAGAAAAAGGGCAAGTGCATACAGCAGATATTGTCATCTCCTTCAACATCTATTGCTGCTGAAACTCCAATTCAGGAGCAGGAGGAGAAGGTGACCAAGAAACAAAAGCAGAGGATGGGGCTGGAAGCATCCAGCAACATGCCGTTGCCACTTCACACCGGCGATGTCTCCGAGCCCCTACTCGCTGCCCCATTCCTTCAAGCCGCCGCTCCCGAAATCCTAACGTTGAAAGAGGCGGCAGTGATGATGAGAAAAAGGAAGATGCATAAAGAGGAGAAGGTGGACGCACTGCCTTTTGCCCAAAATCCTACCTTAGAGGAGGAGCAGCTGGAGGAGGCCATGATGGTGACGAAAAAGAAAAATCACAAGCGCGTGGAGCAGATATTGTCACCTCCTTCTTCATCTGTTACTGCAGAAACTCCGATTCAGGAGCAGGAGGTGAAGAAACAGAAGCAGAGGAGAAGGCAGGAACCATCCGGCAAGTCAGACCTGCCATCTGGCAACTCGCCATTGCCACTTCACCCTGGCCATGCCTTTAATCCCCTATTCGCTGCGCCATTCCTTCAGTCACCTGCTCCCGAAATTCTTACGTtgggggaggcggcggtggcggtgacGATGAGTAAGAGGAAGATGCGTAAGGAGAAGGTGGCTGCGCTGTCTTTTGCCCAAAATCCTACCTTGGAGGAAGAGCAGGGGGAGGAGGCCATGACTGCGACGACTAAAAAGAAGGAGCGCAAGCGTGTGGAGCAGATATTGTCATCTGCTACATCCGTTGCTGCCGAAACCCCAATTCAGGAGCAGGAGGTGAAGGTGACCAAGAAACAGAAGCAGAGGAGGCAGGAACCGTCTGGCAAGTCACCATTGCCACTTGACCCTGGCCAGAGTCGCTGTGTTCAATCACAAGGAGCCAAAGCTCCACCAGAACAAGAGGGAGAGAATGATGGCTGCAAGGGGATTAAAAAGAGCAACGGGAGGAAAACCCGTGTACGTGTCCTCAGTAAGCATGAGCTCATCCAGGAGGCAAGGAAACAGCCTCAGCCGCTGCCCGAAGGCTTTGTGCCGTTCAGCGATTTTGTTGCCAGTTGCACGGAGCAGAATCCTGACCATTCATCGCCTTACAGTGCATTTTTCGACCAGTTCCGCTATAACCCCGTCTGCAAAGATCGCAAATCCCCACTTCCCAGAACCCCTGATCGTCTGGCCAGGTTGCCACCTCGGGGTCACTCATCATTTGGGTCATCTCAGCTCGCTGCAAATGAAGCTTCCAGAGCTTCTAGGCCGGACACCATTCTAGCGTCCAAGACAAAGCAGCAAGATTCAGGTTCAGGatcacaagagaaagttagtgtaGAAGTAAAGCAAAACCCGGAAAACAAGACgagggagaagaagcaaaggaAACTATCTGGCAAGTCACGATTGCCATTTGACTCCAGCCGGACTTGCTGTGTTCAGCTACAAGGAACCAAAGCTCTACCAGAACAGGACCAAGAAACTGATGCCCCAAAGGTTAACAATATTGAAAAAAGGAACAGCAAGAAGGCCCATGCCTGTGCTCCCAGCAAATGCGAACTCTTCAAGGAGATGACAAAGGAGCAGACGCTGACTGAAGGCTTTTTGGCACCCAAAGATTTGGTTCCCAATTGTACTGAGCAGAGTCCCAATTATTCATCGCCTTCTGGTGCATCCTTTCATCCGTTCTGCTATAGATCTGCCCGGCAAGATCTCAATCCCCAACCTTCTAGAAGCACTGATCATCTATCCAAGCTGCCACCTCGGCATTACCCATCATTTGAGTTGCCTGAGCTCACTATGAGTGAAACCTCCAAGGCTTTCAAGGCTAACAATTCTGTGGAGTCCAAGTCAAAGAAGAAAGATTCAGGTTCAGGCTCCACCTCAGGCTCACAGAAGAAACAAAATGTAAAAGAAAAGACAACCCCTGAGAAGAAGACGAGGATCAGGAAACCACGACCAGTGTTTACCGCTGCGGAGAAGCGCTCAGACAAATACCGACGCGTTCCCTTGGACCAGCTGGTATCACCGCCACGCTCTCCTCATAATCTCTTGCAGGAGAAGTATGCCTCTGACCCGTGGAAGGTTATGCTCATCTGCATGTTCCTCAACTTAACACAGGGTATACAG GTCAAGAGGATATTGGATGGCTTCTTTGAACGCTATCCTGACCCTTGGTCTGCAATTAATGCTGATCCTGACAAGATGGCGGAGTATCTAGCGCCTCTAGGGTTGCAGCATATTAGGACACGCAATATCAAGAAATTGTCCAAGCAGTATGTTGGAAATGAATGGACCCATATTACGCAGCTTTGTGGCGTCGGCAA GTACGCAGCTGATGCTTATGCAATATTTTGTGCGGGTAGGGCGAGGGAGGTGGTACCTGATGATCACAAGTTAGTTGATTACTGGAACTATGTCTGCTTTGAGTTGCCCATGACGCAG
- the LOC123119151 gene encoding uncharacterized protein isoform X5, with amino-acid sequence MLLPFYLARCTISARLSVEVGFRLSLRQKHNMQRSNLGSKNDLNFINKHKAAALLLPPKPNLEEGKEEAGMASKKKKQKRKECKHVKIMPSSPCASAAKTPILEQEEKVTRKRKRRMEQEPSGNLLLPLQPGHACNSFLQSPAPEILTLEEAAAMIRKKNMHKEQKVDTLSFTQNPTLEEKQGQKKERKRMEQILLSPSTPVPAGTTIQEQEVKVRKKQKRRMELQPSDNSQLPLHPGHSCNPFLQSPAPEILTLVEAAAMMRKRNMRKEQKVDPTLEEERGEKKECNHVEQTLLSPSTSAAAETPIQGQEMKVIKKQKQRRGQESSGKSQEPSGNLPLPLHPSHACNPPLAAPLLQSPAPEILTLEEAAAMMRRRKMPKEQKVDALHFAPNPTLKEHGEEAMIATTKKKKGKCIQQILSSPSTSIAAETPIQEQEEKVTKKQKQRMGLEASSNMPLPLHTGDVSEPLLAAPFLQAAAPEILTLKEAAVMMRKRKMHKEEKVDALPFAQNPTLEEEQLEEAMMVTKKKNHKRVEQILSPPSSSVTAETPIQEQEVKKQKQRRRQEPSGKSDLPSGNSPLPLHPGHAFNPLFAAPFLQSPAPEILTLGEAAVAVTMSKRKMRKEKVAALSFAQNPTLEEEQGEEAMTATTKKKERKRVEQILSSATSVAAETPIQEQEVKVTKKQKQRRQEPSGKSPLPLDPGQSRCVQSQGAKAPPEQEGENDGCKGIKKSNGRKTRVRVLSKHELIQEARKQPQPLPEGFVPFSDFVASCTEQNPDHSSPYSAFFDQFRYNPVCKDRKSPLPRTPDRLARLPPRGHSSFGSSQLAANEASRASRPDTILASKTKQQDSGSGSQEKVSVEVKQNPENKTREKKQRKLSGKSRLPFDSSRTCCVQLQGTKALPEQDQETDAPKVNNIEKRNSKKAHACAPSKCELFKEMTKEQTLTEGFLAPKDLVPNCTEQSPNYSSPSGASFHPFCYRSARQDLNPQPSRSTDHLSKLPPRHYPSFELPELTMSETSKAFKANNSVESKSKKKDSGSGSTSGSQKKQNVKEKTTPEKKTRIRKPRPVFTAAEKRSDKYRRVPLDQLVSPPRSPHNLLQEKYASDPWKVMLICMFLNLTQGIQVKRILDGFFERYPDPWSAINADPDKMAEYLAPLGLQHIRTRNIKKLSKQYVGNEWTHITQLCGVGKYAADAYAIFCAGRAREVVPDDHKLVDYWNYVCFELPMTQMD; translated from the exons GCCAAAACCCCAATCTTGGAGCAGGAGGAGAAGGTGACAAGGAAACGGAAAAGGAGGATGGAGCAGGAGCCATCCGGCAACTTGCTGTTGCCACTTCAGCCTGGCCATGCCTGTAACTCATTCCTTCAGTCCCCCGCACCCGAGATCCTAACgttggaagaggcggcggcgaTGATTAGGAAGAAGAATATGCATAAAGAGCAGAAGGTGGACACGCTGTCTTTTACCCAGAATCCTACCTTAGAGGAGAAGCAGGGGCAGAAGAAGGAGCGCAAGCGCATGGAGCAGATATTATTATCTCCTTCTACACCTGTTCCTGCTGGAACCACGATTCAGGAGCAGGAGGTGAAGGTGAGAAAGAAACAGAAGAGGAGGATGGAGCTGCAGCCATCCGACAACTCGCAGTTGCCACTACACCCTGGCCATTCCTGTAACCCATTCCTTCAGTCCCCCGCGCCTGAAATCCTAACGTTGGTAGAGGCGGCggcgatgatgaggaagaggaaTATGCGTAAAGAGCAGAAGGTGGATCCTActttagaggaggagcgggggGAGAAGAAGGAGTGCAACCACGTGGAGCAGACATTGTTATCTCCTTCCACATCTGCTGCTGCTGAAACCCCAATTCAAGGGCAGGAGATGAAGGTGATCAAGAAACAGAAGCAGAGGAGGGGCCAGGAATCATCCGGCAAATCACAGGAGCCATCCGGCAATTTGCCGTTGCCACTTCACCCCAGCCATGCCTGTAACCCTCCACTAGCTGCCCCACTCCTTCAATCCCCCGCTCCTGAAATCCTAACATTGGAAGAGGCTGCGGCGATGATGAGGAGAAGGAAGATGCCTAAAGAGCAGAAGGTGGACGCGCTGCATTTTGCCCCAAATCCTACCTTAAAAGAGCATGGGGAGGAGGCCATGATAGCGACGACCAAGAAGAAAAAGGGCAAGTGCATACAGCAGATATTGTCATCTCCTTCAACATCTATTGCTGCTGAAACTCCAATTCAGGAGCAGGAGGAGAAGGTGACCAAGAAACAAAAGCAGAGGATGGGGCTGGAAGCATCCAGCAACATGCCGTTGCCACTTCACACCGGCGATGTCTCCGAGCCCCTACTCGCTGCCCCATTCCTTCAAGCCGCCGCTCCCGAAATCCTAACGTTGAAAGAGGCGGCAGTGATGATGAGAAAAAGGAAGATGCATAAAGAGGAGAAGGTGGACGCACTGCCTTTTGCCCAAAATCCTACCTTAGAGGAGGAGCAGCTGGAGGAGGCCATGATGGTGACGAAAAAGAAAAATCACAAGCGCGTGGAGCAGATATTGTCACCTCCTTCTTCATCTGTTACTGCAGAAACTCCGATTCAGGAGCAGGAGGTGAAGAAACAGAAGCAGAGGAGAAGGCAGGAACCATCCGGCAAGTCAGACCTGCCATCTGGCAACTCGCCATTGCCACTTCACCCTGGCCATGCCTTTAATCCCCTATTCGCTGCGCCATTCCTTCAGTCACCTGCTCCCGAAATTCTTACGTtgggggaggcggcggtggcggtgacGATGAGTAAGAGGAAGATGCGTAAGGAGAAGGTGGCTGCGCTGTCTTTTGCCCAAAATCCTACCTTGGAGGAAGAGCAGGGGGAGGAGGCCATGACTGCGACGACTAAAAAGAAGGAGCGCAAGCGTGTGGAGCAGATATTGTCATCTGCTACATCCGTTGCTGCCGAAACCCCAATTCAGGAGCAGGAGGTGAAGGTGACCAAGAAACAGAAGCAGAGGAGGCAGGAACCGTCTGGCAAGTCACCATTGCCACTTGACCCTGGCCAGAGTCGCTGTGTTCAATCACAAGGAGCCAAAGCTCCACCAGAACAAGAGGGAGAGAATGATGGCTGCAAGGGGATTAAAAAGAGCAACGGGAGGAAAACCCGTGTACGTGTCCTCAGTAAGCATGAGCTCATCCAGGAGGCAAGGAAACAGCCTCAGCCGCTGCCCGAAGGCTTTGTGCCGTTCAGCGATTTTGTTGCCAGTTGCACGGAGCAGAATCCTGACCATTCATCGCCTTACAGTGCATTTTTCGACCAGTTCCGCTATAACCCCGTCTGCAAAGATCGCAAATCCCCACTTCCCAGAACCCCTGATCGTCTGGCCAGGTTGCCACCTCGGGGTCACTCATCATTTGGGTCATCTCAGCTCGCTGCAAATGAAGCTTCCAGAGCTTCTAGGCCGGACACCATTCTAGCGTCCAAGACAAAGCAGCAAGATTCAGGTTCAGGatcacaagagaaagttagtgtaGAAGTAAAGCAAAACCCGGAAAACAAGACgagggagaagaagcaaaggaAACTATCTGGCAAGTCACGATTGCCATTTGACTCCAGCCGGACTTGCTGTGTTCAGCTACAAGGAACCAAAGCTCTACCAGAACAGGACCAAGAAACTGATGCCCCAAAGGTTAACAATATTGAAAAAAGGAACAGCAAGAAGGCCCATGCCTGTGCTCCCAGCAAATGCGAACTCTTCAAGGAGATGACAAAGGAGCAGACGCTGACTGAAGGCTTTTTGGCACCCAAAGATTTGGTTCCCAATTGTACTGAGCAGAGTCCCAATTATTCATCGCCTTCTGGTGCATCCTTTCATCCGTTCTGCTATAGATCTGCCCGGCAAGATCTCAATCCCCAACCTTCTAGAAGCACTGATCATCTATCCAAGCTGCCACCTCGGCATTACCCATCATTTGAGTTGCCTGAGCTCACTATGAGTGAAACCTCCAAGGCTTTCAAGGCTAACAATTCTGTGGAGTCCAAGTCAAAGAAGAAAGATTCAGGTTCAGGCTCCACCTCAGGCTCACAGAAGAAACAAAATGTAAAAGAAAAGACAACCCCTGAGAAGAAGACGAGGATCAGGAAACCACGACCAGTGTTTACCGCTGCGGAGAAGCGCTCAGACAAATACCGACGCGTTCCCTTGGACCAGCTGGTATCACCGCCACGCTCTCCTCATAATCTCTTGCAGGAGAAGTATGCCTCTGACCCGTGGAAGGTTATGCTCATCTGCATGTTCCTCAACTTAACACAGGGTATACAG GTCAAGAGGATATTGGATGGCTTCTTTGAACGCTATCCTGACCCTTGGTCTGCAATTAATGCTGATCCTGACAAGATGGCGGAGTATCTAGCGCCTCTAGGGTTGCAGCATATTAGGACACGCAATATCAAGAAATTGTCCAAGCAGTATGTTGGAAATGAATGGACCCATATTACGCAGCTTTGTGGCGTCGGCAA GTACGCAGCTGATGCTTATGCAATATTTTGTGCGGGTAGGGCGAGGGAGGTGGTACCTGATGATCACAAGTTAGTTGATTACTGGAACTATGTCTGCTTTGAGTTGCCCATGACGCAG